The proteins below are encoded in one region of Coffea arabica cultivar ET-39 chromosome 4c, Coffea Arabica ET-39 HiFi, whole genome shotgun sequence:
- the LOC113740015 gene encoding factor of DNA methylation 1-like: protein MASSCSDEESDISDSEIKDYKEKPLEELKSGKFKVKGPNGTLRCPFCAGKKKQDYKYKDLLQHATGVSKGSANRSAIQKAKHLALAEYLETDLVNEAEPQPLRVTPPAVADTSEQNELYCWPWTGVVVNILNETKSGKAVDSSAFWLNKFSKYKPLEVKVFWDDECQIAQAVVKFDNDWIGFRNAMEFEKSFEGDHHSKKEWIDQKTNSASGIFGWSARADDYYSEGPIGKYLRDTGELKTVADLVKEAVNDRNKVVANLTNEIDLKNENLNKLRTKYNEKTLSLSRMLEEKDMLHRAFCEERRKMQRLAHDHVKKILDEQEKLNSELDSKKKKLDYWSKELNKREALTERERQKLDEEKQKNDMRNNALQMASVEQRKADENVLRLVEEQKREKEEALKKILDLERDLNAKQKLEMEIEELRGKLEVMKHLGDDAAVQKKIKEMTEELNEKVEEMKSVEDLYQTLVTKERQSNDELQEARKELISGLSEMLTRGRAHIGVKRMGEIDPKTFEGECKQRYPDDYDYKALELCSLWQERLKDPDWYPFQIVRVDSENHQKILDEDDEKLRELRSEWGENIYLAITMALKDIDEYNSSGRYVVSELWNFKDDRKATLKEVIGFIFKQLKTLKRKR, encoded by the exons ATGGCTAGCAGTTGCTCAGATGAAGAATCAGATATAAGTGATTCAGAGATTAAGGACTACAAAGAAAAGCCGTTAGAAGAATTGAAGAGTGGAAAGTTCAAAGTAAAGGGCCCAAATGGCACCCTTCGTTGCCCTTTCTGTGCTGGAAAGAAGAAGCAGGATTACAAATACAAGGACCTTCTACAACATGCTACTGGAGTTAGTAAAGGTTCTGCCAACAGAAGTGCAATACAGAAGGCAAAGCATCTTGCTTTAGCTGAATATTTGGAGACTGATCTTGTAAACGAGGCCGAGCCACAACCATTACGTGTAACTCCACCAGCGGTTGCTGATACATCTGAGCAGAATGAGTTATATTGTTGGCCTTGGACAGGGGTGGTGGTGAACATTCTGAACGAGACGAAGAGTGGGAAAGCTGTGGATAGCAGTGCATTCTGGTTGAATAAATTCTCCAAATACAAGCCTCTGGAAGTTAAAGTTTTCTGGGATGATGAGTGTCAGATTGCACAAGCTGTGGTAAAGTTTGATAATGATTGGATTGGTTTCAGAAATGCAATGGAGTTTGAGAAGTCCTTTGAAGGTGATCACCATAGCAAGAAAGAATGGATTGATCAGAAAACTAACTCTGCTTCAGGTATTTTTGGCTGGTCTGCACGTGCTGATGATTATTATTCAGAAGGACCCATTGGAAAGTATCTTCGCGATACTGGAGAACTTAAAACTGTTGCTGACCTTGTCAAGGAGGCTGTGAATGACAGAAACAAAGTTGTGGCTAATTTAACCAATGAGATTGacctgaaaaatgaaaatttgaataaGTTAAGAACAAAATACAATGAGAAGACCTTATCTTTAAGTAGGATGCTGGAGGAGAAAGACATGCTGCATCGTGCTTTCTGTGAAG aaagaagaaagatgcaACGGCTTGCTCACGATCATGTTAAAAAGATTCTTGACGAACAAGAGAAGCTTAACTCGGAGCTGGATAGCAAGAAGAAAAAACTTGATTACTGGAGTAAAGAGTTGAACAAGCGTGAAGCCTTAACTGAGCGTGAAAGGCAAAAGCTTGATGAGGAGAAGCAAAAG AATGACATGAGAAACAATGCACTTCAAATGGCGTCTGTAGAGCAGAGAAAAGCAGATGAAAATGTGTTGAGACTAGTTGAAGAACAAAAG AGAGAAAAGGAGGAAGCTCTAAAGAAGATTCTGGATCTGGAAAGGGATCTAAATGCAAAGCAGAAGCTGGAAATGGAAATTGAAGAACTGAGAGGTAAATTAGAAGTGATGAAACATTTGGGAGATGATGCTGCTGTTCAGAAGAAAATCAAAGAGATGACTGAGGAACTGAACGAGAAAGTTGAGGAAATGAAGTCTGTTGAGGATTTGTATCAAACTTTAGTCACCAAAGAGCGCCAAAGCAATGATGAGCTTCAAGAAGCTCGAAAAGAATTGATATCg GGCTTAAGTGAGATGCTGACAAGAGGCCGTGCTCATATCGGTGTTAAGAGAATGGGTGAAATTGATCCGAAGACTTTTGAAGGTGAATGCAAGCAGAGATACCCTGATGATTATGACTACAAGGCCCTAGAATTGTGCTCCTTATGGCAAGAAAGATTAAAGGATCCTGATTGGTACCCATTTCAAATTGTCAGGGTCGATAGTGAGAATCACCAG AAAATTCTGGATGAGGATGATGAAAAACTCAGGGAATTAAGGTCAGAATGGGGAGAGAATATCTACCTTGCTATAACAATGGCCTTGAAGGACATAGATGAGTACAATTCAAGTGGTAGATATGTAGTTTCTGAGCTGTGGAACTTCAAAGATGATCGAAAGGCCACATTGAAGGAGGTGATTGGTTTCATCTTCAAGCAATTGAAGACTCTCAAGCGCAAGAGATGA